One Ignavibacteriota bacterium DNA window includes the following coding sequences:
- the arsM gene encoding arsenite methyltransferase, giving the protein MKNPEDIKLVVREKYAELAIAGETAGGCCGQGSEGCGNVYTIMADEYTKVEGYAPEADLGLGCGIPTDHAGLRPGMTVLDLGSGAGNDVFIAASIVGAEGCVIGVDMTPEMIARARRNATSLGAANVEFRLGEIEHLPVDRDSVDVILSNCVLNLVPDKKSAFAEMFRVTKPGGHFCVSDIVLDGEIPPAMRDAALLYAGCVAGAQQKDEYLQHITDAGFSAVEVRAEKVINIPQSAVDQLAADVPAEERTLGSTRILSITVTGRKA; this is encoded by the coding sequence ATGAAAAATCCTGAAGACATCAAATTGGTAGTCCGCGAGAAGTATGCGGAGTTGGCGATAGCGGGCGAGACGGCGGGTGGATGCTGCGGACAGGGCAGCGAGGGATGCGGCAATGTGTACACGATCATGGCGGATGAATACACGAAGGTGGAGGGGTACGCGCCGGAGGCCGACCTCGGACTCGGCTGCGGCATTCCCACCGACCACGCCGGATTACGTCCAGGCATGACCGTGCTGGATCTCGGCAGCGGAGCGGGGAACGACGTGTTTATCGCGGCGTCCATCGTGGGCGCGGAAGGTTGTGTCATCGGTGTCGATATGACGCCGGAGATGATCGCGCGCGCGCGCCGGAACGCGACCTCCCTCGGCGCTGCAAATGTGGAATTCCGCCTGGGCGAGATAGAACATCTGCCCGTGGACCGCGACAGTGTCGATGTGATCCTCTCGAACTGCGTGCTCAACCTCGTGCCGGATAAAAAGTCCGCCTTTGCGGAAATGTTCCGCGTCACCAAACCGGGCGGACACTTCTGCGTTTCCGACATCGTGCTCGACGGCGAAATTCCTCCCGCCATGCGTGATGCCGCGCTGCTCTACGCGGGCTGTGTCGCGGGCGCACAGCAGAAGGACGAGTACCTGCAACACATCACCGACGCCGGCTTCAGCGCCGTCGAGGTCCGCGCGGAAAAAGTCATCAACATCCCGCAGTCGGCCGTCGATCAGCTCGCCGCCGACGTCCCTGCCGAAGAACGCACACTCGGATCCACGCGTATCCTCAGCATCACCGTCACCGGCCGCAAGGCGTGA
- a CDS encoding arsenate reductase ArsC, whose product MKHTVLILCTGNSCRSQMAEGIVRHDFGDMWDAESAGTRPSTVNPWAIRVMQEIGIDISTHRSKHVDEFVGRHFDLVLTVCGNAERDCPVWPGYTRRAHVPFDDPADAQGSEEEILPVYRRVRDEIRREFATLFGAS is encoded by the coding sequence ATGAAACACACCGTTTTAATTCTCTGCACAGGAAACAGTTGCCGTTCGCAGATGGCGGAGGGGATTGTGCGTCACGATTTTGGAGATATGTGGGATGCCGAGTCGGCGGGCACACGTCCGTCGACGGTGAATCCCTGGGCGATACGCGTGATGCAGGAAATCGGCATCGACATCTCCACACATCGGTCGAAACATGTGGACGAATTTGTGGGGCGGCACTTTGATCTTGTGCTGACCGTGTGCGGTAATGCCGAGCGCGACTGTCCGGTGTGGCCGGGCTACACGCGGCGTGCACATGTTCCCTTCGACGATCCCGCGGACGCGCAGGGCAGCGAGGAGGAGATTCTGCCCGTGTACCGGCGCGTGCGTGATGAAATCCGCCGCGAGTTTGCGACGCTCTTCGGCGCATCCTGA